The following proteins come from a genomic window of Manduca sexta isolate Smith_Timp_Sample1 chromosome 6, JHU_Msex_v1.0, whole genome shotgun sequence:
- the LOC115447287 gene encoding uncharacterized protein LOC115447287 isoform X1, translating to MTTAPAPSCMSTEHGCVMFDCLVHLWEWLDPPPSQTPYPMENKKTAPATQQPLTQQHVMAHHVHPDQIYTQQHPQMSTHLTSTQTGQIQPNGVMHQLLQSQYHSNMNARSPLLENRHELYGTGHNHDYARYYGANDNYNYPQSPPRIERTEVHTDHNVNHELFHNVPKGYNAEVYQDYLKRNPPKETNQIYQNHQPLYRPNVNQYGSKPYLPYSNRIGPQSNTELLRRQYTEIQQMKLQQQLHYQSQAQMHQQQKFAERQLLLQQIHGVQPPANLQNSIYSDGSYRDFDRYSSKNDFKDYASPDTSEERYGKNMDYKEMDRQNRQYQESQWQLNQQMDYRDHDSHGRSMEGDKGKSQSPPSDYHNQVQKNNTNVMSPMKSSESSTPSVKSPSTDSRRSSGGNQALRSPTAQRIPSAPVAMSGILYKQGSDGLKVWRKRWFVLSEYCLFYYKSQDEEKLLGSVLLPSYKVSACSNEDKVLRKFSFKLEHANMRTYILAAPDQESMTKWVKALTMAALMQTPSDPPQKHGDRAAAKTEDGEEIPMYANAPPKPRRSNEGYNSPSPDMYDPNYDLLKKPTLHYSQGTSQNRYSEHSNYPNNPNQESTYTRSPQSPPPQQHHQYPKRSYDTHNLSLPLTNTINDRIDNQPSTSSMHKSDPQSPCFDRSRKQHEQTQENKQDQIYERQPQRNPFLQDVTPQIENPPKEQNVQNKTSRSDMEQERTHSVHNESYNEPQSVPKPMDAAYNRDVYGELNPRIVRANSAANERLLIERRTPDAYGRSTAMSSYNKEKIGDYEDVYGSCGTENEYGKTYAKSPNPSQTRDNVSISSHQHQISQQSAAGNYPQEKTFSGPSVLRRKKMQASGIQPPMPRPHSADFLEYEQRNEMHNKSMPARAALDPPRQPQRPKSSLDINSYYDPSSDRYYSEESYAEKMRQSAQYLQQGLGPRNMDIPLAKYASGLAQKQLSSAYSQITNNNYETEFSTNRANRDNVSYNSKSDIEGLNSNWTLKEKAIGSQKDYLTRSGSVMSDGSNVSGYIKEASRYDLNPDGFMRSASARLPSTNEKEGEKKVQQREESMKRLLEWKQRMLQSPLTRKSTPATISLARSLNHSRQSLRSDQYKAKTYTNASYNSYSSDDEEETSGTDLQNPKDMQAGRSHNVNLTSPNIMRPITSHASCAQVDDSNETNVKEEGANNQFIENTYENIFCTISVPKVNLDDDNDYEETISNHENLEDVGHLNDSMIGDGYETHESEAESETQLEYTDNDLDEVLLESDHDVSSSGRDCDSTLVNKNNGSQTPEIHVEGPNNKPSTPPVFIPGENHYLPMSPRKTSMIELPHQSILQDIINIHDKPHTHIHEDNPYVEMNMNNEESDAQTYEIVCVNDSKPEPVYMELTNVISEVKAETMNGNFRLSLDTASNFADTKELTLRRGPKNDKMIKEKYDCSDADDEASKDMSLDTPFSRFSISDTFRPASYYLSGSSNVIDIQDSSDSEIFPPPPVPSSPPPCENLSDEALSKYILDKLDKSDMAHDNSILKMLTSENQKMNTVRRKATSLMIYGSPTSIHDTLSRGEKIRNSRASLPNERNKANETPISLNNTTVDNYKHSVSIETDSLRSYNADRGSSRLSLESDVSSKFDMAPSNISSEVTSLNDSDLAIDFRHPSGYRDLEMMIKRRPLSDDSLFELADNEFPVPKDISMNVDLDKYLDNLQPSTSDKNSVPDSLLSTTDVPCNNEIRVSPALPAPHHVRSSSTPVNHTTVTTDHGNRHSIGTPFKHISEQTASYGASKILCNSIGVSKSPISYYCKNYDEEKLLTKNLNRDNFADKIKEFENDKIPLRSQNETNTSSTSTGFHSRESSTEHSAPYYYSDLSSQEHINVLPTSHYLKNTNLHRKLNNQRRRGPIHKKSEICHIHNPIRSTQPFDLAATAKSVSVEFLSAADKDPEIDMKNIYESTGGRNSKISESMSLISGLGSKRNSSNNSNMESLSSDCNAINNSSLTKLSSTSMSSHCSGNSSTTVYYDAEAEAHAYENVICQGEKHWDEDSLWRDNLRRVSHRHARSLDDLDTVPADSPSTNRLNANSNVMNSIKRVKKDHPPKSKNVTYVNYEFQARGQRRRENGSLQNNLSEKDLKIDENDVYVSLAENAEIYLQQSDEGVYEQLAIESSNSTVVMQPLESKCGKLPQNKKKFEIDREKLRQWDLMSSGLIKDRAGCVRGAGACAVVGDVACDMDPGTDSASNEGI from the exons GCTTGACCCTCCCCCGTCGCAGACACCGTATCCAATGGAGAACAAAAAGACAGCGCCGGCGACACAACAGCCGCTCACTCAACAACATGTCATGGCGCATCATGTGCATCCTGACCAAATATACACCCAGCAACATCCGCAAATGTCCACCCACCTTACCTCCACACAGACCGGTCAGATTCAGCCGAATGGCGTCATGCACCAGTTGCTTCAAAGTCAGTATCATTCAAACATGAATGCGCGGTCGCCACTACTTGAAAATAGACATGAGCTGTATGGCACAGGGCATAATCACGACTACGCCAGATATTACGGAGCCAATGATAATTACAATTATCCTCAATCACCACCCAGGATAGAAAGGACAGAAGTGCATACAGATCATAACGTCAATCACGAGTTATTTCACAACGTCCCAAAGGGATACAACGCGGAAGTCTACCAAGACTACCTAAAACGAAACCCACCGAAAGAAACCAATCAAATATACCAAAATCATCAACCTCTTTATAGGCCTAATGTTAATCAATACGGTTCAAAACCATACCTTCCATATTCAAATAGAATAGGTCCACAGAGCAACACAGAACTTTTGCGACGGCAGTATACCGAAATCCAACAGATGAAATTACAACAGCAGTTACACTATCAGAGTCAAGCACAAATGCATCAACAGCAAAAATTTGCAGAGCGACAATTGTTGCTCCAACAAATACATGGAGTTCAGCCGCCAGCAAATTTACAAAATAGCATATATTCCGATGGTTCATACAGAGACTTTGATCGGTATAGTAGTAAAAACGACTTTAAGGATTATGCCAGTCCAGATACCAGTGAAGAAAGGTATGGTAAAAATATGGACTACAAAGAAATGGACAGACAAAACCGACAATACCAAGAATCTCAGTGGCAGTTAAATCAACAAATGGATTACCGAGACCATGACTCCCATGGAAGATCTATGGAAGGAGACAAAGGGAAAAGTCAGTCCCCGCCTTCAGATTACCACAATCAAGTACAGAAGAATAACACTAATGTTATGTCACCAATGAAGTCTAGTGAATCAAGTACACCTAGTGTGAAATCTCCGTCTACGGATAGTCGAAGGAGTAGTGGCGGGAACCAGGCGTTAAGATCTCCTACTGCACAGCGAATTCCTTCCGCTCCTGTAGCAATGTCCGGAATATTGTACAAACAAGGCTCTGATGGACTTAAAGTTTGGAGAAAGAGGTGGTTCGTTTTGTCAGAATACTgcttattttactataaaa gTCAAGATGAGGAAAAACTACTAGGTTCGGTGCTGCTGCCTTCATACAAAGTGTCGGCTTGTTCAAACGAAGACAAGGTGCTAAGGAAGTTTTCCTTCAAACTAGAGCATGCAAATATGAGAACGTACATTCTTGCGGCGCCGGATCAGGAATCTATGACGAAGTGGGTGAAAGCGCTGACCATGGCCGCACTCATGCAGACTCCTAG TGATCCGCCACAAAAACACGGCGATCGGGCAGCTGCTAAAACAGAG gatGGAGAAGAAATACCAATGTATGCCAATGCACCGCCAAAGCCAAGACGTTCAAATGAAGGTTACAACTCACCCAGTCCCGACAT GTACGATCCCAACTACGACTTACTCAAAAAGCCAACATTACATTACAGTCAAGGCACTAGTCAAAACCGATACTCGGAACACTCCAACTATCCGAATAATCCCAACCAAGAATCGACATACACGCGGAGTCCACAGTCACCACCGCCACAGCAGCATCACCAGTATCCAAAACGATCATACGATACGCATAACTTATCTCTACCACTGACTAACACCATCAATGATAGAATAGATAATCAACCTAGTACTTCATCGATGCACAAGTCTGATCCACAGTCGCCTTGCTTTGATAGGAGCCGGAAGCAACACGAACAGACACAGGAGAACAAACAAGATCAGATATACGAACGACAGCCGCAGAGAAATCCGTTCTTACAAGACGTGACACCGCAAATTGAAAATCCTCCTAAAGAGCAAAATGTGCAAAATAAGACTTCACGTTCTGATATGGAGCAAGAAAGAACTCACTCAGTTCACAATGAATCGTACAATGAACCCCAATCAGTTCCTAAACCTATGGATGCTGCTTATAATAGAGATGTATATGGAGAGCTAAATCCTAGGATTGTGCGAGCAAATAGTGCAGCAAACGAGCGATTACTAATAGAGAGGCGAACACCAGATGCGTATGGCAGATCGACTGCTATGTCttcttataataaagaaaagatAGGTGATTACGAAGATGTGTACGGCTCTTGCGGTACAGAAAATGAGTACGGGAAAACTTACGCCAAatcgcctaatccctctcagacaAGGGATAATGTCAGTATCTCAAGTCATCAACATCAAATTTCGCAACAAAGTGCGGCTGGAAATTAT ccTCAAGAGAAAACATTCAGTGGACCATCTGTTTTACGGCGGAAAAAGATGCAAGCCAGTGGAATACAACCGCCTATGCCGAGGCCACACAGTGCAGACTTTTTAGAATATGAACAGCGAAATGAGATGCATAACAAATCAATGCCTGCTAGAGCTGCATTAGATCCTCCGAGACAACCACAAAGACCTAAGTCAAGTCTCGACATCAACTCATATTACGATCCTAGTTCGGACAGATACTATTCAGAAGAAAGTTATGCTGAAAAGATGCGCCAATCGGCTCAGTATTTGCAACAAGGTTTAGGGCCACGGAATATGGATATTCCGTTAGCCAAATATGCCAGTGGCTTAGCCCAAAAGCAACTAAGTTCCGCGTATTcacaaataacaaacaacaactATGAAACTGAATTTAGTACTAACCGAGCGAATCGTGACAACGTAAGTTATAATTCAAAGAGTGATATTGAAGGATTGAATTCTAACTGGACTTTGAAAGAAAAAGCTATAGGAAGCCAAAAAGACTATTTAACCAGAAGTGGCAGCGTTATGAGCGACGGATCTAATGTTAGTGGTTATATTAAAGAAGCTAGCAGATACGATTTGAACCCCGATGGCTTTATGAGATCCGCTAGTGCACGATTGCCTTCCACAAATGAAAAAGAAGGAGAAAAGAAAGTTCAACag CGTGAAGAGTCGATGAAGCGATTGTTAGAATGGAAGCAAAGAATGTTACAGTCGCCTTTGACGAGAAAGAGCACGCCAGCCACGATCTCACTTGCTCGATCACTGAACCACAGCAGGCAGTCATTGCGTTCGGATCAATATAAAGCCAAGACGTACACAAACGCTTCCTATAACAGCTACTCTTCTGATGATGAAG AGGAAACATCGGGCACTGATCTGCAAAACCCTAAAGATATGCAGGCAGGAAGGTCTCACAATGTGAACCTAACGAGTCCAAACATTATGCGACCCATAACCTCGCACGCATCCTGCGCTCAGGTTGACGATTCAAATGAAACTAACGTTAAAGAGGAGGGGgcaaataatcaatttattgaaaacacttacgaaaatattttttgtaccatATCGGTGCCTAAAGTAAATTTAGATGATGACAATGATTATGAAGAGACCATTAGTAATCATGAGAATCTGGAAGATGTTGGTCATCTAAATGACTCTATGATTGGTGACGGCTACGAAACTCATGAAAGCGAAGCAGAATCTGAGACTCAATTGGAGTATACTGATAATGATCTTGACGAAGTGTTATTAGAATCCGACCATGACGTTTCGAGCAGTGGCCGTGATTGCGATAGCACActtgtcaataaaaataacggTTCCCAAACACCAGAAATACATGTAGAAGGACCCAACAATAAACCATCTACACCGCCTGTATTTATTCCGGGTGAAAATCATTATTTGCCAATGAGCCCTAGAAAGACATCTATGATTGAACTACCTCATCAAAGTATACTTCAAGATATTATCAACATTCATGATAAACCACATACACACATCCATGAAGACAATCCTTATGTGGAAATGAACATGAACAATGAAGAAAGTGACGCACAAACATACGAGATAGTTTGTGTTAATGATAGTAAGCCCGAGCCAGTCTATATGGAACTTACTAATGTTATAAGTGAAGTTAAAGCGGAAACTATGAATGGAAATTTTAGGCTTTCATTAGATACGGCATCTAATTTTGCCGATACCAAGGAATTAACTCTAAGGCGGGGACCAAAGAATGATAAAATGATAAAAGAGAAGTACGATTGCTCCGATGCAGATGATGAGGCATCTAAAGACATGTCTTTAGATACGCCTTTTAGCAGATTTAGTATTTCCGATACCTTTAGGCCAGCATCATATTATTTGAGTGGTAGCAGTAATGTAATAGATATTCAAGACAGTTCTGACAGTGAGATTTTTCCACCTCCACCAGTACCAAGCTCGCCGCCTCCTTGTGAAAATTTGTCGGACGAAGCATTGTCGAAGTACATATTAGATAAATTAGATAAATCGGACATGGCTCATGATAActcaattttgaaaatgttaacaAGTGAAAATCAGAAAATGAACACAGTTCGACGAAAGGCGACTTCATTGATGATATACGGAAGTCCCACTTCTATCCATGATACTTTATCTAGAGGAGAGAAAATTCGCAACAGCAGGGCCAGTTTACCTAATGAAAGAAATAAGGCTAATGAAACGCCTATTAGTTTAAATAACACTACGGTTGATAACTACAAACATTCCGTTAGCATTGAAACAGATTCATTAAGAAGTTATAATGCAGATAGAGGATCTTCTAGGCTGTCGTTAGAATCTGATGTTAGTAGTAAATTTGATATGGCTCCTTCAAACATATCTTCAGAAGTAACAAGTTTGAATGATAGTGATTTGGCTATAGATTTCAGACATCCAAGTGGATATCGAGATTTGGAAATGATGATTAAACGAAGACCACTCTCGGATGACTCGCTGTTTGAATTGGCTGATAATGAATTTCCTGTACCCAAAGATATTAGCATGAACGTAGATCTAGACAAATACTTAGATAACTTACAACCTAGCACAAGTGATAAAAATAGTGTACCTGATTCGTTATTATCTACCACAGATGTTccttgtaataatgaaattagAGTGTCACCTGCATTACCAGCGCCCCATCATGTACGATCTTCAAGCACTCCTGTGAATCATACCACGGTAACAACTGATCATGGTAACAGACACTCTATTGGGACGCCATTTAAACATATAAGCGAGCAAACAGCGTCCTACGGTGCatcaaaaattttatgtaactcTATAGGTGTTTCGAAATCGCcaatatcatattattgtaaaaattacgACGAAGAAAAATTGTTGACTAAAAATCTTAACCGTGATAACTTTGctgataaaattaaagaatttgaaAACGATAAAATACCTCTCAGGTCTCAGAACGAAACTAATACTTCCTCGACATCTACTGGTTTCCATAGCAGGGAAAGTTCTACTGAACATAGTGCACCTTATTACTATTCTGATTTATCGTCTCAGGAACACATCAATGTTTTACCTACTTCGCATTATCTAAAAAACACCAATTTGCatcgtaaattaaataatcaacGACGAAGGGGCCCCATACATAAAAAAAGCGAGATTTGTCATATACATAATCCAATCCGGAGTACTCAGCCATTCGATTTAGCTGCAACAGCTAAGAGCGTTTCCGTAGAATTTTTGAGCGCGGCTGATAAAGATCCAGAAAtagatatgaaaaatatttatgaatctaCTGGTGGAAGAAATTCTAAAATATCGGAATCAATGAGTTTAATATCAGGTCTTGGTAGCAAAAGGAATTCAAGCAACAATAGCAATATGGAAAGTTTATCATCTGATTGTAATGCTATAAACAACAGTTCTTTAACAAAGCTTTCATCTACGAGTATGTCGTCACATTGTAGCGGTAATTCTTCAACGACTGTTTATTATGATGCTGAAGCAGAAGCTCATGCATATGAAAATGTGATATGCCAAGGTGAAAAACATTGGGACGAAGATTCTTTGTGGAGAGACAATCTAAGACGAGTGTCTCACAGGCACGCCCGCTCTTTGGACGATTTAGACACAGTACCTGCAGATTCACCATCAACGAATAGATTGAACGCAAATTCTAACGTCATGAATAGTATAAAGCGTGTAAAGAAAGATCATCCTCCAAAATCGAAGAATGTTACCTATGTAAATTATGAATTTCAAGCTCGAGGTCAGAGACGTAGGGAGAACGgtagtttacaaaataatttaagtgaaaaagatttaaaaatagatgaaaacGATGTATACGTGAGTTTAGCAGAAAACGCTGAAATCTATTTGCAGCAGTCAGACGAAGGTGTTTATGAACAATTGGCTATAGAGTCCTCTAATTCAACCGTTGTCATGCAACCTTTAGAAAGCAAATGCGGGAAACTtccacaaaataaaaagaagtttgAAATAGATAGGGAAAAGCTTCGTCAATGGGATTTAATGTCAAGTGGTTTAATAAAAGATAGGGCGGGATGCGTGCGAGGTGCGGGCGCATGTGCGGTCGTGGGTGATGTCGCCTGTGATATGGACCCTGGAACTGACAGTGCAAGCAATGAAGGTATCTAA